The window GCTTTACAAAGTCCTTGACGACCTTAAAGTTCACATCCGCTTCGAGGAGTGCCATCCGCACCTCGCGCATGGCATCGCTCACATCGTCCTCGGTCAGCTTGCCATGTCCGCGCAGCTTCTTGAAGATCCCCTGCAAACGATCGGACAGATTCTCAAAGATCATTCTCCCACCTCCTTCGTATCCTCCTGTGATGTGTATTGTTCCAGTTCGTCCGCGATGCGGCGCACGTCAGCGCACGTAATTGGTTCTCTGAGTGCACGCAACTTTGCACAGACGGCAGTAAGTGCCTGCTCCTGTGCCTGTTGACGCGCAAGGAGCCCAAGCGTCTCCTCCATCTCCGTAAGCGCACGCTCGGCACGGCGGATATTGTCATGCGCCGCCTGTCGCGTGATACCGAGCTCCTCGCCGATCTCCGCGAGGGAGAAGTCCTCCGCGATGTGCAGACGCAGACTCTCCCGCTGCTTTCCCGTGAGAAGCCCGCCGTAGAGATCATACAGTCTTGCGAGGTAATAGAGCCGCTCCATGCACATCACCTGTTTCTAAACACTGTTGCGATTATAACGGCAAACGAAAAGCCTGTCAAGTATTTTTCTTGACAGACTGAGTTGTGTGGTTGAAATGTGGCATGTCCCCCAAAGCGAACCCTAGTGGAGCAAGGGAGTAAAGTGCGCGGTATGCCCCGGCGGATTTCTTTCGTTCAAGCGAAGCGCGTTTAAGAAGTCCGCCGGTATTTAAGCATACAAGCGCACGAACGTTTGCGCAACGAGGTGTTCGCGTGGGGGATTGCCACAATTCCAATATTTAGCGACGAAACTTTTCCAGTGGTTCTGCGTGGTCGGTCACGAACTCGACCGTGCCGATGTACTCGCCCGCCGCATCGTACATCGCCTGATAGTGCACGCGGATCGGACGCTCGCGGATGTAGCGGTGCACAATCATCTGCGTGCGCTTCTTCGCCTTGAAGTCGGCGATCAGATTCCGCACCACGGGGATGATCTCGGGCGGATGGCAGTTGAGTACGTCGCGGCCGAGTGCAGACAGCGGGCGCGTAAAGACCTGCCCCTCGTTCGTGAAGAAACGGACGACATCATCCTTGTCGATGAACGTGATGTCCACGGGCAGGAGCTGAAGGATCGTCGTCAGCTGCTCCATCGAGAGCTCGCCCGTCGGGAACTGGAGCTTCCCATCCACCTGCGGGCGTGCAAGGCGCTCCGCCTCTTGATCGAGCCACGGCTGCGCCTCCGCCCATGCGGGAATCGGAACGCCGAACGAGATCCCCATATCCGGCAGGTCATGATAGCAGCGATACCATTCCATCGGCGTGAAATAACGCAGGCTGAGCGGGAAGAGAATCTTCTCCTCCTTGAAGATCATCTCGCGAATGCGCTGCACGAGTGCACGGATCCGTGCCTCGTACAGCGGCAGCGTCTCTGCATCCGCCTTGAGTGCCTTGATCATCATGGCGAGCTCGCGCTTCATC of the Selenomonas dianae genome contains:
- a CDS encoding sigma factor-like helix-turn-helix DNA-binding protein — protein: MERLYYLARLYDLYGGLLTGKQRESLRLHIAEDFSLAEIGEELGITRQAAHDNIRRAERALTEMEETLGLLARQQAQEQALTAVCAKLRALREPITCADVRRIADELEQYTSQEDTKEVGE